A DNA window from Oceanivirga salmonicida contains the following coding sequences:
- a CDS encoding transposase — protein MTKYNTKKRIFETILTNFPKKSTEILINIENTNIINIYENNTHIGFHIKSTTKTTKCKICNLDLTRSKGFNDIVVNYGKYNSKIILIRANLKKYHCMNCKATTIENLINKTGKIQVSNNVIDSIILDLKSNSNYTDVARKYGESITNIQARFDNYRKNIEVDMSKRKVYAIGVDEVSMIKYVLKSTPSRLEASYGAKREYIPYNYQFIVIDHETCDIIDIINGRTKKIVLELVKTRYESVENVTMDLWKTYRDIFNSEFEAINVIADRFHVVRNFVWAFSRGRIDLFKACSITTTKHWKILTCRESKLDEKGKNRLEIILNKIPGLKVLHQAKEMALETFKKQELESFQTKYETLKEFIYDNELIEFYKAIQTVEAWKKEIDNMFIYSEFSNGKVERMNTALKKIKSYAYGFSNSERTFALVKHKLNKVS, from the coding sequence ATGACTAAGTATAACACAAAGAAAAGAATATTTGAAACAATTTTAACAAATTTCCCTAAAAAAAGTACAGAAATATTAATAAACATTGAAAATACTAATATAATAAATATTTATGAAAATAATACACATATAGGTTTTCATATAAAGTCTACAACTAAAACAACAAAGTGCAAAATCTGTAATTTAGATTTAACTCGTAGTAAAGGATTTAATGATATAGTAGTAAATTATGGAAAATATAACTCTAAAATAATTCTTATTCGGGCTAATTTGAAAAAATACCATTGTATGAATTGTAAAGCTACCACTATAGAAAATTTAATTAATAAAACAGGTAAAATACAAGTTAGTAATAATGTCATTGATAGCATAATATTAGATCTCAAAAGTAATTCAAATTATACAGATGTAGCAAGGAAATATGGAGAAAGTATAACTAATATTCAAGCAAGATTTGATAATTATAGAAAGAATATTGAAGTAGATATGAGCAAAAGAAAAGTATATGCTATTGGAGTTGATGAAGTTAGTATGATTAAATATGTTCTTAAATCAACACCAAGCAGGCTAGAAGCATCATATGGAGCTAAAAGAGAATATATACCCTATAATTATCAATTTATAGTAATAGACCACGAAACATGCGATATAATAGATATAATTAATGGTAGGACAAAAAAAATTGTACTAGAGTTAGTAAAAACCAGATATGAATCAGTAGAAAATGTTACTATGGATTTATGGAAAACATATAGAGATATATTTAATAGTGAATTTGAAGCAATAAATGTAATTGCGGACAGATTTCATGTAGTTAGAAATTTTGTGTGGGCATTTTCAAGAGGCAGAATAGATTTATTCAAAGCATGTTCTATAACTACAACAAAACATTGGAAAATATTAACATGTAGAGAATCTAAATTAGATGAAAAAGGTAAAAATAGATTAGAAATAATATTAAATAAGATACCAGGATTGAAAGTATTACACCAAGCTAAAGAAATGGCATTAGAAACATTTAAAAAGCAAGAATTAGAATCATTTCAGACTAAATATGAAACATTGAAAGAATTTATTTATGATAATGAATTAATAGAATTTTACAAGGCAATACAGACAGTAGAAGCATGGAAAAAAGAAATAGATAATATGTTCATCTATTCAGAATTTTCAAATGGAAAGGTAGAAAGAATGAATACAGCATTAAAGAAAATAAAGTCATATGCATATGGGTTTAGTAATAGTGAACGAACATTTGCATTAGTAAAACATAAATTAAATAAGGTTTCATAA